Proteins from a genomic interval of Benincasa hispida cultivar B227 chromosome 7, ASM972705v1, whole genome shotgun sequence:
- the LOC120080824 gene encoding NADPH-dependent pterin aldehyde reductase-like isoform X1 produces MQGVMMGLGQAGGGLSGKTVLITGVSKGLGRALSLELAKRGHSVIGCSRSQDKLNSLNSDLLSFDPSSSDKHFLLPADVSSDSSVQEFARLVVERKGVPDIIVNNAGTINKNSKIWEVLPEEFDAVYETNVKGTVNILRHFIPLMIPSKKGVIVNMSSGWGRSGAALVAPYCASKWAIEGLTRSVAKELPEGMAIVALSPGVINTDMLASCFGDSASLYQTPDAWALKAATMILNLTAADNGASLTV; encoded by the exons ATGCAGGGAGTGATGATGGGATTAGGGCAAGCCGGCGGTGGTCTCTCCGGAAAGACTGTTCTGATCACCGGAGTCAGCAAAGGACTTGGCCGAGCTCTTTCTCTCGAGCTTGCAAAGCGTGGCCACTCTGTAATTGGCTGCTCTCGTTCTCAAGATAAACTCAATTCCCTCAATTCCGATCTCCTTTCCTTCGACCCTTCTTCTTCTGACAAGCATTTCCTCCTCCCTGCCGATGTG AGCTCTGACTCCAGCGTTCAAGAGTTTGCGCGTCTTGTTGTTGAAAGGAAGGGCGTTCCTGATATCATTG TAAATAATGCAGGTACTATTAATAAGAACTCCAAGATCTGGGAGGTTCTTCCAGAGGAGTTTGATGCTGTCTACGAGACAAATGTCAAGGGAACAGTAAACATATTGCGTCACTTTATCCCACTTATGATACCAAGCAAGAAAGGAGTTATTGTTAATATGTCATCTGGTTGGGGGAGATCTGGTGCTGCCCTG GTTGCACCTTATTGTGCTTCAAAGTGGGCCATAGAGGGTTTAACCAGATCAGTAGCAAAAGAATTGCCAGAGGGAATGGCAATTGTGGCTCTTAGTCCTGGAGTTATAAACACTGACATGCTTGCCTCATGCTTTGGCGATTCAGCTTCTTTATACCAGACTCCTGATGCATG GGCTCTGAAGGCAGCCACAATGATCTTAAATCTTACAGCAGCAGATAATGGTGCATCTCTCACTGTCTGA
- the LOC120080824 gene encoding NADPH-dependent pterin aldehyde reductase-like isoform X2 → MQGVMMGLGQAGGGLSGKTVLITGVSKGLGRALSLELAKRGHSVIGCSRSQDKLNSLNSDLLSFDPSSSDKHFLLPADVSSDSSVQEFARLVVERKGVPDIIVNNAGTINKNSKIWEVLPEEFDAVYETNVKGTVNILRHFIPLMIPSKKGVIVNMSSGWGRSGAALVAPYCASKWAIEGLTRSVAKELPEGMAIVALSPGVINTDMLASCFGDSASLYQTPDAW, encoded by the exons ATGCAGGGAGTGATGATGGGATTAGGGCAAGCCGGCGGTGGTCTCTCCGGAAAGACTGTTCTGATCACCGGAGTCAGCAAAGGACTTGGCCGAGCTCTTTCTCTCGAGCTTGCAAAGCGTGGCCACTCTGTAATTGGCTGCTCTCGTTCTCAAGATAAACTCAATTCCCTCAATTCCGATCTCCTTTCCTTCGACCCTTCTTCTTCTGACAAGCATTTCCTCCTCCCTGCCGATGTG AGCTCTGACTCCAGCGTTCAAGAGTTTGCGCGTCTTGTTGTTGAAAGGAAGGGCGTTCCTGATATCATTG TAAATAATGCAGGTACTATTAATAAGAACTCCAAGATCTGGGAGGTTCTTCCAGAGGAGTTTGATGCTGTCTACGAGACAAATGTCAAGGGAACAGTAAACATATTGCGTCACTTTATCCCACTTATGATACCAAGCAAGAAAGGAGTTATTGTTAATATGTCATCTGGTTGGGGGAGATCTGGTGCTGCCCTG GTTGCACCTTATTGTGCTTCAAAGTGGGCCATAGAGGGTTTAACCAGATCAGTAGCAAAAGAATTGCCAGAGGGAATGGCAATTGTGGCTCTTAGTCCTGGAGTTATAAACACTGACATGCTTGCCTCATGCTTTGGCGATTCAGCTTCTTTATACCAGACTCCTGATGCATGGTAA